From the genome of Borrelia hispanica CRI:
AAGCAATAACTATATATGTTCTAAACAAGCAAAACTAACTATTTGGAATTTACCTATAGATTTTACTGATAATTTACAAGCTGGTAATATTGTCACAATATACTATAAAAAATTTGCAGAACTTAAAGATTATGACTTTATTATGTCTGGGTACTTAGGTACACCTATGAGTACTGATTATCCTAGTGGTGATTTTAGTGTTGATTTGGAAATTCATTTAGCATCAAAAAGCAATTATTTTCATAGAGCACTCAACCCAAATCAATTTCAAGGCATGACAGTAGAAGATGCGATCAAATCAGCTTTTCCTGGTAGAAATATTATCAATATGACTTATGAAAACAAAAAACGCATAATAAATGAAAGTTTTTGTGCAAACACTCCTGTTGAATTTATCGAAAAAATAACTAAAAAGTATGTCCAAAGCGTTAGAACAGATATTACACCTAAAGACCATACACAACTAATCAAAGAAGCATCTATCAATACTACTGATATCGAATGTAACTATATATTTACAAATTACGTACCGATACAAACAGAAACAGAGAAAAAAGAAGAAACAGAAAAAAATAAGCCTATACAAAAGGACAAAAATCCAAAAACAGAAACAACTACAACAGACACAAAAGAAGAGGAAACAAAAAAAGACACAGATAAAGACTATGAACCTCTTGAAGATTATCTTCTTGAATTTATACCACAACAAGAAGTCACTATAGGTTCAAATAGAAATATTAAGTTAATATATTGGAATGCCAAGATTATGTATACACATAAACTCAAAGTTGGTGATAAAGTTAGTTTCATTGATGGTACTGGCAACAAAATTAAGGGCACTATTTCACAAGCTGATGCTGTATTAAGTAATATTGGTGAGTGTTCTCTTATACTCAAGCTTTATGATGATGCGAATTACCTAAATATAAAAGGAGAAGCCAAATAAATGCATTTGAATTATGATATTTACAGAATGAATAGCCAAATGGTTGGTTCTGCATTAACACAAGAAGAGATCAAACTATGGATCTATAAAAATATTTTCATCTCTACAATAGGAATTATCAAATCTTTTGATTCTGAAACTCAAGAAGGTGTTGTATTACTATCCCTTTACAAAAATGTAGAAATTAGGACTCGATGTATATCCAATATGCATTTTGATCTACAAGAAAACGATGAGGTTATTCTTTTGCAAAGTAGTATCAATCTTTTTGATATTAATGATGATAATTATTATGATAAAAACTATTTCTATATATTACGACCGATTAATATGCAAAATGCAACTATCAAAGTTGATGATTTTTCTATTCGCACAAAAAACCTTATGGAGATCAAAAATAATAACATAAGTTTAAAACAAGTCTTAGAAGAAATAGTTAATTGTTTGCACAATTTGAGAGTTTCGGGACAAGCTACGGTTGAACCTAGTTTTTACACATATGTTAATAATATACAAAACAAAATAAACATGTTGCTAAAATAGTTTTTAGCAAAAATAGTATTATACTTCCTTGTAAAGGACATAAAGATTGGATATCAGAATTGACAACGATTTTAATTTAGCTTTTAATTCGAATTTAAAGCTTGTTGACAGTATTGAAGAACAAAAACAACGACTATTCATATTCTTGAAGACTCCAAAAGGTAGTCTTTTCTATGATCCTCAATGGGGTTTGGATTATTCACACATTATGAAGCTTATCAAGGTGAACTCTTTAGCACAAATCAAAACTTACCTATTCAATATTATACAAGATCTCAAAATTGATATTGTAAATCTTGACGTAAAGATACAATCAAACGCAATAAGCATTGTCTTTCACTTTCCAAATGACACTCTCAATATGGAGGTTAGATTATGAGCATCCTGTTTGATTCTGATGTTGGAGTCTTGAAAAAGAATATTGAACAAATTGTAAATGCTAAACGTCAATATTTGAGAGACAATTATAAAATATTAATTAATGACGACCCAGCATCCATTTACAACATCATTGCAACATCACTTGCATTCAAAGAATGTGAACTAATTGATGAAGTTAACAAATTATTCGAATCCATAAAACCTGATTCTGAATATTGGCAAGCGATAGAAAAACACATAAGTGTAAAAAGTACTACTTATGAGGCCATTAAGAACTCTCTACTATCTATTAATGGTATTACACACGCAAATATCAAAAGTACTGCTGGTACAGCTAGTATTTATGTTATTGTAGATGATGAATTTTTGAATTCAGACAAAACACAAATAGAAGATACAAATCTAAAAGCAAATATTTGGAATACACTTTATCTAACATGTCCAATTGGTACTACTTTCGAAGGAGATATCATTATCGACGGAATTAACAACAATAATCAGAGAATCGAATATAAAGTGTCACTTGGTAAGAAAAAATACGTATACCTAAAAAGCAAATATAAAGTAAATATCAAAAATCATCTATACCTTAATGTTGACGCTAAAATTAGAGATATTTACACCAGAATTGCAAATAATAATTATGGCGATATGGGAATTAGTTTTGAATATCAAGATTTTTTTGCTCCTGTTAACGAAATTAAAGGTGTACACTGCATTGATGTCTCTATTGCTGTGAAAGAAAACTTGAATACAAAAATTAATGATATTAATGATAGTGAATTTAAGAATAACGAAAATGTTCAGGTTGAAGAAAATGAAATTCTTGATTTTGATTTTACTTCTGATAGATTGTTAATCAGTATATCCTCATAAAAAGGAGGTTAAATGACAAGTATACCTACTATACCCACAGTCTTTAATGACACTGAAGTTGAAAAAATAATACATGCCGAACTTGGATTCATAGATCAAATAATAAAAGAGGTCAAAACTCTTAATGATAATTTCACAGATATCAATGCTACTACAAATCTAAATTCAAGATTCATAGCATTCTGGTTGTCAGAAATATTGAAAATTATATACTCAACAAACCAAACTCTTGAAACACTAGCAAAAAATATTGATAGTGTGCTTTTCGCTTTACGTCATATTGGGACCCATGAATCATTTATCAAGCTATTCAAAGCCTTCCTTAATGTTGATATCGAACCTACTACTTTATCACCTGGCGTCATTAACATAAAGCTCAAAAGCGATATTAAAACTAATGTTATAGCATTTATTGTTGGTAGTAAGTCAAAAAAAGACACTACACCTCATAAAAAAATTATATTCAAAACTAAAGAAAATGAACGTATTATCAAAAAAGCATGGATTATAACTTTACTTCCTAAAGGATATGAAAACTCTATTTACGCATTCATCAAAAAACTTATTCCTATTGGAAGAATACTCAAGATACAAAACTATAAGAATGAATACGTCAAAGAGTTTAAAGGATAATGAATAAGGAGATTTTATGACTAGTCAAGAAAGTC
Proteins encoded in this window:
- a CDS encoding DUF693 family protein, translated to MEPRLLKYDFKIEFYDQPKIYEIPKKENETQTEKAKEKSTPKEKPKEETKTEETEEKKKNTNEPKIILRTTDGIHIDIQISDVYTSNNYICSKQAKLTIWNLPIDFTDNLQAGNIVTIYYKKFAELKDYDFIMSGYLGTPMSTDYPSGDFSVDLEIHLASKSNYFHRALNPNQFQGMTVEDAIKSAFPGRNIINMTYENKKRIINESFCANTPVEFIEKITKKYVQSVRTDITPKDHTQLIKEASINTTDIECNYIFTNYVPIQTETEKKEETEKNKPIQKDKNPKTETTTTDTKEEETKKDTDKDYEPLEDYLLEFIPQQEVTIGSNRNIKLIYWNAKIMYTHKLKVGDKVSFIDGTGNKIKGTISQADAVLSNIGECSLILKLYDDANYLNIKGEAK
- a CDS encoding DUF777 family protein — protein: MHLNYDIYRMNSQMVGSALTQEEIKLWIYKNIFISTIGIIKSFDSETQEGVVLLSLYKNVEIRTRCISNMHFDLQENDEVILLQSSINLFDINDDNYYDKNYFYILRPINMQNATIKVDDFSIRTKNLMEIKNNNISLKQVLEEIVNCLHNLRVSGQATVEPSFYTYVNNIQNKINMLLK
- a CDS encoding contractile injection system sheath initiator; the protein is MDIRIDNDFNLAFNSNLKLVDSIEEQKQRLFIFLKTPKGSLFYDPQWGLDYSHIMKLIKVNSLAQIKTYLFNIIQDLKIDIVNLDVKIQSNAISIVFHFPNDTLNMEVRL
- a CDS encoding DUF276 domain-containing protein (DUF276 is restricted to Borreliella and related spirochetes.), which codes for MSILFDSDVGVLKKNIEQIVNAKRQYLRDNYKILINDDPASIYNIIATSLAFKECELIDEVNKLFESIKPDSEYWQAIEKHISVKSTTYEAIKNSLLSINGITHANIKSTAGTASIYVIVDDEFLNSDKTQIEDTNLKANIWNTLYLTCPIGTTFEGDIIIDGINNNNQRIEYKVSLGKKKYVYLKSKYKVNIKNHLYLNVDAKIRDIYTRIANNNYGDMGISFEYQDFFAPVNEIKGVHCIDVSIAVKENLNTKINDINDSEFKNNENVQVEENEILDFDFTSDRLLISISS
- a CDS encoding DUF735 family protein, which encodes MTSIPTIPTVFNDTEVEKIIHAELGFIDQIIKEVKTLNDNFTDINATTNLNSRFIAFWLSEILKIIYSTNQTLETLAKNIDSVLFALRHIGTHESFIKLFKAFLNVDIEPTTLSPGVINIKLKSDIKTNVIAFIVGSKSKKDTTPHKKIIFKTKENERIIKKAWIITLLPKGYENSIYAFIKKLIPIGRILKIQNYKNEYVKEFKG